In Peptostreptococcaceae bacterium, one DNA window encodes the following:
- a CDS encoding trigger factor produces MSSEFVKKENNNVSLKVTVSDEAFKEAIKKAYLKNRGRFNIPGFRKGKAPQKVIELQYGVGVFYDDAINLAFPVEYEKAVEELGLEPVGRPDVDIETLELGEPVIFTVDVIVKPEVVLGAYDSIEVEKVSSDVTDEEVDAEMEKSRDMNSRLVSIEDEAKNGDTAMIDYEGFVGEEAFEGGKGENHPLELGSNQFIPGFEEQIVGCKAGEEKEIKVTFPDDYHSDELAGAEATFKVVVKEVKRKELPELDDELAKDISEFDTLEELKADTRAKMEDEADKRAKSEIRNKVIEKAVSISEIDLPEVMVENEIDSMIKDFGYQLKYQGLDLDKYYEITQSEEKDLREQMKEDAEKKAKTGLTVEAISKKEAVEASEEELEAEMEKIAEQYKMELDKVKMTYSGENLEYLKESIVSRKTIDLLVEKTKLV; encoded by the coding sequence ATGAGTTCAGAATTTGTAAAAAAGGAAAACAACAATGTCAGTTTGAAGGTAACGGTTTCAGATGAAGCTTTCAAGGAGGCAATAAAGAAAGCTTACTTGAAAAACAGAGGCCGATTCAATATACCCGGTTTTCGAAAAGGCAAGGCTCCGCAGAAGGTCATAGAGCTTCAATACGGAGTTGGAGTGTTTTATGACGACGCAATTAACTTGGCTTTTCCTGTGGAATACGAGAAGGCTGTAGAGGAACTTGGTTTGGAACCTGTTGGAAGACCCGATGTTGACATTGAAACTTTGGAACTGGGCGAGCCGGTTATTTTTACGGTTGATGTTATAGTCAAGCCTGAGGTTGTTCTCGGTGCATATGATTCTATAGAAGTGGAAAAAGTATCCTCAGATGTTACAGATGAGGAAGTTGATGCTGAGATGGAAAAGTCGAGAGATATGAATTCCCGTTTGGTTAGCATAGAAGATGAAGCAAAAAATGGCGATACTGCCATGATAGACTATGAAGGATTCGTAGGCGAGGAAGCTTTTGAAGGCGGAAAAGGAGAGAACCATCCTTTGGAATTGGGATCAAATCAATTCATACCTGGATTCGAGGAACAGATTGTAGGATGCAAAGCCGGTGAAGAAAAGGAAATTAAAGTGACTTTCCCGGATGACTATCATTCTGACGAACTTGCAGGAGCGGAAGCGACATTCAAGGTTGTTGTCAAGGAAGTAAAGCGTAAAGAATTGCCGGAGCTTGACGATGAATTGGCAAAGGATATAAGTGAATTTGACACATTGGAAGAGCTTAAGGCAGATACCAGAGCCAAAATGGAGGATGAAGCCGATAAGCGCGCAAAATCCGAAATAAGGAACAAGGTTATTGAAAAAGCTGTTTCAATATCTGAAATAGATCTTCCCGAAGTGATGGTAGAAAACGAAATCGATTCTATGATCAAGGACTTTGGATATCAATTGAAATACCAGGGCTTGGATTTGGACAAGTACTACGAAATTACTCAGTCTGAAGAAAAGGACCTCAGAGAGCAGATGAAAGAGGACGCCGAGAAGAAAGCGAAAACGGGCCTTACTGTTGAAGCTATTTCTAAGAAAGAGGCTGTTGAAGCTTCTGAAGAGGAATTGGAAGCTGAAATGGAAAAAATCGCCGAGCAGTATAAAATGGAATTGGATAAAGTGAAAATGACCTATAGCGGGGAAAATCTGGAGTATCTTAAGGAATCCATAGTTTCCAGAAAAACAATCGATCTTTTGGTCGAGAAGACAAAACTTGTTTAG
- a CDS encoding metal ABC transporter permease — protein MDDVIRNIFMDRVVVSAFFASILCGIVGTVIVEKNIVMMSGGIAHMVFGGVGLGFLMGFEPVWGALAFAVAGALIMAAIKQRDSRHIDGLVGVLWALGMALGSIFIYLKPGESPNIDVYLFGDIEAVRLFDLYPMAILTSIVAVLALAYMNHLKAYLFDETFAEVSSGRKSIFDYFVYIIVGVSVVVILRLVGIILAIALLTIPPMIAGRFTNRIESTMALSSVLGFIFTLAGIGLAYKYSLPSGATIILVSSAAFAATLPMGR, from the coding sequence ATGGATGATGTAATTAGAAATATATTTATGGACAGGGTTGTTGTTAGTGCATTTTTTGCGAGCATATTGTGCGGAATTGTTGGGACTGTAATAGTAGAAAAGAACATAGTGATGATGAGCGGTGGGATAGCCCATATGGTTTTTGGAGGGGTTGGCCTCGGATTTCTTATGGGGTTCGAACCTGTTTGGGGGGCACTTGCATTTGCAGTGGCCGGGGCTCTAATAATGGCGGCAATAAAACAACGTGATTCAAGGCATATTGATGGGCTGGTTGGAGTACTCTGGGCATTGGGGATGGCACTAGGAAGCATATTCATTTATCTTAAACCGGGAGAATCGCCAAATATAGATGTGTATCTTTTCGGTGATATAGAGGCGGTTAGGCTGTTTGATTTGTATCCAATGGCTATTTTGACCTCAATTGTTGCAGTTTTGGCATTGGCATATATGAACCATTTGAAGGCCTACCTTTTTGATGAGACTTTTGCAGAAGTCTCATCTGGAAGGAAGAGCATATTCGACTACTTTGTATATATTATTGTAGGCGTTTCGGTGGTTGTTATTCTAAGGTTGGTGGGCATAATACTGGCCATAGCGCTTCTTACCATTCCACCCATGATTGCCGGACGGTTTACTAATCGAATAGAATCTACAATGGCGCTTTCATCAGTTTTGGGTTTTATTTTTACATTGGCAGGAATAGGTTTGGCATATAAATATTCATTGCCATCGGGAGCAACGATTATCTTGGTTTCATCGGCGGCATTTGCTGCAACTCTGCCAATGGGAAGATAG
- the lon gene encoding endopeptidase La — MDEIKKNLIELPMIPLRGLTVFPNMVLHFDIGREKSIKALEEAMMMDQMIFLSSQMEVEVDLPTGSDFYKVGTVSKIKQMLKLPGDAIRVLVEGVDRGKIVKIIEETPFFRVEVEEYVDEDKMEVTKECEALMRTVINAFEEYISASNKISPEVLITVSSMEEPGRLADAVASHMLLKTSQKQEILEALNPKERLEVLYQILLKEIEILEIENEIDKKVRGRLSKIQKDYYLKEQMKAIQDELGEGPGYDEDIEELYQKLEKAKIPKNVREKIEKEIKRLSMMAPGSAEGNVIRSYATWLLDLPWNKQTKDSIDIKKAKKILDEDHYGLKDVKERILEYLAIRKLVKSMKGPIICLVGPPGVGKTSIAKSIARSLNRKFVRMSLGGVRDEAEIRGHRRTYIGAIPGRIISAIKDAGSKNPVFLFDEIDKISSDFRGDPASALLEVLDPEQNKEFTDNYLEVPFDLSKVMFITTANSLMDVPSPLIDRMEIIEVSGYTEPEKTKIAVRYLLPKQLKEHGLKPENLSMSDSTIKDIVDYYTRESGVRELERQIAKICRKAAVKIVEEKIDTVRITKSNLDKYLGSKKYRYDVLSQKSELGLATGLAWTTVGGVTLTIEATLMSGKGEIILTGQLGDVMKESAQAGISYIRSKAEELGIDKDFHEKMDVHIHIPEGAIPKDGPSAGITMATAVISALTGKPINREVAMTGEITLRGRVLPIGGLKEKSLAAARAGITKILIPKENEKDLDDIPAIIKRKVKFVPVESMDEVLEHALMDGDQK; from the coding sequence ATGGATGAAATCAAAAAGAACCTTATCGAACTCCCGATGATTCCGCTTAGAGGACTTACAGTTTTTCCTAATATGGTCTTGCATTTCGATATAGGCAGGGAAAAATCAATCAAGGCGCTGGAAGAAGCCATGATGATGGATCAAATGATCTTTTTGTCTTCTCAGATGGAAGTTGAGGTTGATTTGCCGACCGGTTCTGATTTTTATAAAGTGGGAACAGTTTCAAAGATAAAGCAAATGCTTAAATTGCCGGGAGATGCAATTAGGGTTTTGGTTGAGGGTGTAGATCGCGGCAAGATAGTGAAAATAATTGAAGAGACACCTTTCTTCAGGGTAGAAGTTGAAGAATATGTTGATGAAGATAAGATGGAAGTAACAAAAGAATGCGAGGCATTGATGCGTACAGTAATCAATGCGTTTGAAGAATATATTAGCGCAAGCAACAAGATTTCTCCGGAAGTGCTTATAACTGTTTCCTCTATGGAGGAACCGGGACGTCTTGCTGATGCAGTGGCTTCACACATGCTACTAAAAACGAGCCAGAAGCAGGAAATTCTCGAAGCGCTAAATCCGAAGGAGCGTTTGGAAGTGCTTTATCAGATACTTCTTAAGGAGATTGAAATTCTTGAGATAGAGAACGAAATTGACAAAAAGGTTAGGGGTCGTCTTAGCAAGATTCAGAAGGACTATTACCTCAAAGAGCAAATGAAGGCTATTCAGGATGAACTAGGTGAAGGTCCAGGATATGACGAGGACATAGAAGAGCTTTATCAAAAGCTTGAAAAAGCCAAGATACCAAAGAATGTAAGAGAAAAAATCGAGAAGGAAATAAAGCGATTGAGTATGATGGCGCCGGGTTCCGCTGAGGGTAATGTCATAAGGTCTTATGCGACATGGCTCCTGGATTTGCCGTGGAATAAGCAGACAAAAGACAGCATAGATATCAAGAAGGCAAAGAAAATTCTTGATGAGGACCATTACGGTCTTAAGGATGTAAAGGAAAGAATACTCGAATATCTTGCAATAAGAAAGCTTGTAAAGAGTATGAAAGGTCCGATAATTTGCCTTGTGGGGCCTCCGGGGGTAGGAAAGACTTCAATAGCAAAATCGATAGCCAGATCGCTTAACCGCAAATTCGTAAGAATGTCTTTAGGCGGTGTGAGGGACGAGGCGGAAATTCGTGGGCATAGAAGAACCTATATCGGAGCGATACCCGGAAGGATAATCTCGGCCATAAAGGATGCGGGTAGCAAGAATCCTGTTTTTCTTTTCGATGAAATTGACAAAATCAGCAGCGATTTTAGAGGGGATCCGGCTTCGGCACTGCTTGAGGTGCTAGACCCTGAGCAAAACAAGGAGTTTACGGACAACTATCTTGAAGTTCCCTTTGATTTATCTAAGGTAATGTTCATAACAACCGCTAATTCATTGATGGATGTCCCAAGCCCTCTCATAGACAGAATGGAAATCATCGAGGTTTCGGGGTACACGGAACCCGAAAAGACAAAGATAGCCGTCCGTTATCTATTGCCAAAGCAATTGAAGGAGCATGGCTTGAAACCTGAAAATCTTTCTATGTCTGATAGCACAATTAAGGATATTGTCGATTACTATACGAGGGAATCCGGAGTGCGGGAGCTTGAGAGGCAGATTGCCAAGATCTGCAGAAAAGCAGCCGTTAAGATTGTTGAGGAAAAAATTGATACAGTGCGTATTACCAAATCGAATTTGGACAAATACCTTGGCAGCAAGAAATATAGATATGATGTTTTAAGTCAGAAAAGCGAATTGGGACTTGCTACAGGATTGGCTTGGACGACTGTGGGCGGAGTGACCTTGACCATAGAGGCAACACTGATGAGCGGGAAGGGTGAAATTATTCTTACCGGACAATTGGGCGATGTCATGAAGGAGTCTGCGCAGGCGGGAATAAGCTATATAAGAAGCAAGGCTGAAGAGCTTGGTATAGACAAGGATTTTCATGAAAAAATGGATGTTCATATCCATATACCTGAAGGGGCAATACCAAAGGATGGCCCTTCGGCTGGAATAACCATGGCTACGGCAGTTATATCCGCCTTGACCGGTAAACCCATCAACAGAGAAGTTGCAATGACGGGTGAAATAACACTTAGGGGAAGAGTGCTTCCAATTGGAGGACTTAAAGAGAAATCTCTTGCGGCAGCAAGAGCTGGCATCACAAAGATTCTGATACCCAAGGAAAATGAAAAGGATCTTGACGATATCCCGGCAATCATCAAGCGAAAAGTCAAATTTGTTCCGGTTGAAAGCATGGATGAGGTTCTTGAGCATGCCCTTATGGACGGTGACCAAAAGTGA
- the murI gene encoding glutamate racemase, translating to MKHRDKIGIIDSGIGGFTVVKELRELLPNEGIIYFGDNLNCPYGNRSKEEILRLTLDMLDFLNEKKVKVVGIACNTISTLIEDYKDRYDFPILDIITPTADYVVDSKKDNIGIIGTTFTIESGSYQKKILSGNGNIKIVGEPSPDLAELIDSGDFDSPIIKDVIKHHLNNITVGNEVSYLILACTHYPIVEDVFKLEAPNLEIINPGYYLAEKIKLTLKDNNMLEEDNNMETAIEIFTTGNAEIYYNTIEKLKIKDKFCVSSISI from the coding sequence ATGAAACATAGAGATAAAATAGGGATTATAGATTCTGGGATAGGCGGATTTACAGTTGTAAAGGAACTGCGAGAGTTGTTGCCCAATGAGGGCATAATTTATTTTGGGGATAATTTGAATTGTCCTTATGGAAATAGGAGCAAGGAAGAAATCTTAAGGCTTACGTTGGATATGCTGGATTTTTTAAATGAAAAAAAAGTTAAAGTTGTTGGTATTGCATGTAATACCATTTCAACATTAATTGAAGACTATAAAGACAGGTATGATTTTCCAATACTGGATATAATAACTCCGACGGCGGATTATGTTGTTGATAGCAAAAAAGACAATATAGGGATAATTGGAACCACTTTTACTATAGAGAGTGGATCATATCAAAAAAAGATTTTAAGTGGAAATGGCAACATCAAAATTGTTGGGGAACCATCACCGGACTTGGCCGAGTTGATTGACAGTGGGGATTTTGATTCACCTATTATCAAAGATGTCATTAAGCATCATTTGAATAATATAACAGTAGGCAACGAAGTTTCATATTTGATATTGGCATGTACTCACTATCCTATTGTTGAAGATGTATTTAAACTTGAAGCACCAAATCTGGAAATAATAAATCCGGGTTATTATTTGGCAGAGAAAATCAAATTGACCTTAAAAGATAATAATATGTTGGAAGAAGACAATAATATGGAAACCGCGATTGAAATATTCACAACAGGAAATGCAGAGATTTATTATAATACAATCGAGAAACTTAAAATCAAAGATAAATTTTGTGTTAGCAGCATTAGTATATAA
- a CDS encoding DMT family transporter has product MTKQHKADVALVFVTMSWGISFILTKLLIEDIGVFNFLSQRFLLAALIAAIFFKKQFREITPRIFFTGMLIGFMLFGGYALQTIGLLYTSISNSAFITGFAVVLVPILSIAFFKSKPSVSAVLGALMALAGLALLTLRNTYGFSEINFGDFLTFLSAICFAMHIISVGIFAKKGNAILLAITQIFGVGFFSMIAALSFEKHAFPSTASNWGAMLFLAVICTSLAFIAQNKAQKYTTASHTALIYSGEPVFATICEFFVYGTMLSGQGLFGAFLILSGIIISELNPFRKRRSGHVSA; this is encoded by the coding sequence ATGACAAAACAACACAAGGCAGATGTCGCCCTCGTCTTCGTAACGATGTCATGGGGGATTTCTTTCATATTAACCAAGCTACTCATAGAGGACATAGGTGTTTTTAATTTTCTTTCACAAAGATTTTTATTGGCCGCATTAATAGCCGCTATCTTCTTCAAAAAACAATTTAGGGAAATAACCCCAAGAATTTTTTTCACTGGTATGCTGATAGGATTCATGCTTTTCGGGGGCTACGCCCTACAGACAATTGGTCTTCTTTACACGAGCATATCCAATTCGGCCTTCATAACCGGTTTCGCTGTTGTATTGGTACCTATATTAAGCATTGCTTTCTTCAAGAGCAAACCGTCTGTTTCGGCCGTTTTAGGAGCGCTAATGGCACTCGCCGGACTTGCGCTGCTTACACTTAGAAATACATACGGATTTTCCGAAATAAACTTCGGTGATTTTCTCACATTCCTATCGGCAATCTGTTTTGCAATGCATATAATCTCGGTAGGGATTTTCGCAAAAAAAGGCAATGCAATACTCTTAGCCATAACCCAGATTTTCGGTGTTGGATTTTTCAGCATGATTGCGGCGCTATCTTTTGAAAAACACGCATTCCCTTCAACCGCTTCGAATTGGGGAGCTATGCTTTTCCTCGCCGTCATTTGCACATCATTGGCATTCATAGCACAAAACAAAGCTCAAAAATACACGACAGCATCGCATACGGCACTCATTTATTCGGGAGAGCCTGTATTCGCAACAATTTGCGAATTTTTCGTATATGGAACAATGCTTTCGGGGCAAGGTCTTTTCGGAGCATTTCTCATTCTATCGGGAATTATTATTTCAGAGCTAAATCCATTCAGAAAAAGACGCAGCGGTCACGTCTCAGCCTAA
- a CDS encoding ArsA family ATPase has product MNKIVFFGGKGGVGKTSCSAAFAVYSAKQGKKTLIVSTDPAHSTSDIFEMKIGMDVTPIRDNLDGLEIDAEYESDKYISGVKRSLGKVISPIIMEEINRQLDAASISPGTHESAVFDKMIEIIVEKTDDYDQIVFDTAPTGHTIRLFSLPELLGVWMDSLLAKRGRALEVSQMTKSVDRGSKAYLDHDPILKILNRRKTNMEKAREIMIDDKQLDFIFVLNAEKLPIEETKKAIDILKKYNMPVRKLVINRILPEKMSDDFWKIKKEDEIKYVAEIEDFFSDKSIAKLPLLPKDMRAHNIDDMAEYFKDAFTNE; this is encoded by the coding sequence ATGAATAAAATTGTATTTTTTGGAGGAAAAGGCGGCGTCGGAAAAACAAGCTGTTCGGCCGCTTTCGCCGTATATTCGGCGAAGCAGGGTAAAAAGACTCTTATTGTTTCAACGGATCCGGCCCATTCGACTTCGGATATTTTTGAAATGAAGATTGGTATGGATGTTACGCCGATCAGGGACAATCTGGACGGGCTTGAGATAGATGCTGAATATGAAAGCGATAAATATATTTCGGGAGTGAAGCGCAGCCTTGGAAAGGTTATAAGTCCCATAATAATGGAGGAAATCAATCGCCAGCTTGACGCAGCGTCCATTTCTCCCGGAACCCATGAGTCTGCAGTTTTTGACAAAATGATAGAAATAATAGTGGAAAAAACCGACGACTATGATCAAATAGTATTCGATACGGCTCCTACGGGACATACTATTAGATTATTCTCTCTTCCTGAACTCCTAGGTGTTTGGATGGATTCGCTTCTTGCAAAACGAGGGAGGGCCCTTGAGGTCTCTCAGATGACCAAGTCGGTAGACAGAGGTTCAAAGGCATATCTTGACCATGATCCTATTCTAAAGATATTAAATAGAAGAAAGACGAACATGGAGAAGGCCAGAGAGATAATGATTGACGATAAGCAGCTCGATTTCATTTTTGTCTTAAACGCGGAAAAGCTTCCGATTGAGGAAACCAAGAAGGCCATCGATATTCTTAAGAAATACAACATGCCTGTAAGAAAATTGGTTATAAACAGGATACTTCCGGAAAAAATGTCAGATGATTTCTGGAAAATAAAAAAAGAAGACGAGATCAAGTATGTGGCTGAAATCGAGGATTTCTTTAGCGATAAAAGCATTGCCAAGCTGCCGCTTTTGCCAAAGGATATGAGAGCCCACAATATAGACGACATGGCTGAGTACTTTAAGGATGCATTTACAAACGAATAA
- the clpX gene encoding ATP-dependent Clp protease ATP-binding subunit ClpX, whose protein sequence is MAKSDEKKQLRCSFCGKTQDQVRRLIAGPNVYICDECVELCMEIIKEELNETFDVEMSGILKPAKIKEILDQYVIGQEGAKKTLAVAVYNHYKRINKEKKDDDVELQKSNILLIGPTGCGKTLLAQTLAKLLKVPFAIADATSLTEAGYVGEDVENILLRLIQAADYDVERAQKGIIYIDEIDKISRKSDNPSITRDVSGEGVQQALLKIIEGTVASVPPQGGRKHPQQEFIQIDTSDILFICGGAFDGIDKIIQRRIGEKNIGFVADIIGKEELEIGKLLEKMLPMDLLKYGLIPEFIGRVPVYAGLHELKEDALKRILLEPKNALVKQYKKLFELDGVELEFEDEAVDEIVKEAVKRNTGARGLRSIIESVMRDIMFEIPSRDDIKKCIVTKKTISEGIQPKLVFGESKQKHIRKEENVS, encoded by the coding sequence ATGGCTAAAAGTGATGAAAAAAAACAGCTTAGATGTTCATTTTGCGGAAAGACCCAAGACCAAGTTAGGCGACTTATTGCCGGACCGAATGTCTATATCTGCGATGAGTGTGTTGAGCTTTGCATGGAAATTATCAAAGAAGAATTAAATGAAACCTTTGATGTGGAAATGTCAGGCATATTGAAACCTGCAAAAATAAAAGAAATTTTGGATCAATATGTAATAGGACAGGAAGGCGCTAAAAAAACATTGGCGGTAGCTGTTTACAATCATTATAAGAGGATCAACAAAGAAAAAAAGGACGACGATGTAGAGTTGCAGAAGAGCAACATCTTGCTGATAGGCCCTACGGGTTGCGGGAAAACGCTTTTGGCCCAAACTTTGGCCAAGCTTCTTAAAGTTCCATTTGCAATCGCCGATGCAACATCTCTTACTGAGGCGGGTTATGTGGGAGAAGATGTTGAAAATATTCTTCTAAGGCTAATACAGGCTGCCGACTACGATGTGGAAAGAGCCCAAAAGGGAATAATCTATATCGACGAAATCGATAAGATTTCGCGAAAATCAGATAATCCGTCAATCACAAGAGATGTAAGTGGTGAGGGTGTTCAGCAGGCCCTTCTAAAGATAATCGAAGGAACGGTTGCAAGTGTTCCTCCACAGGGCGGCAGGAAGCATCCCCAGCAGGAGTTCATACAGATTGATACAAGCGACATTTTGTTCATATGCGGAGGAGCATTCGATGGCATAGACAAGATTATACAGCGCAGAATCGGAGAAAAGAACATTGGTTTTGTTGCGGATATAATAGGAAAAGAAGAGCTGGAAATAGGCAAGCTTCTAGAAAAAATGTTGCCGATGGACCTATTGAAATACGGATTGATTCCGGAATTCATAGGCAGAGTGCCTGTTTATGCGGGCCTGCATGAATTGAAAGAAGATGCTCTCAAGCGGATACTTTTGGAGCCAAAGAATGCTTTGGTTAAACAATACAAGAAGCTTTTCGAGCTTGATGGAGTTGAACTTGAGTTTGAAGACGAGGCGGTTGACGAAATTGTGAAAGAGGCCGTAAAACGAAACACCGGGGCCAGGGGCCTCCGAAGCATCATTGAAAGCGTAATGAGGGATATCATGTTCGAGATTCCTTCAAGGGACGATATCAAGAAGTGCATAGTGACAAAGAAAACAATTAGCGAAGGGATTCAGCCAAAATTGGTTTTCGGAGAAAGTAAACAAAAGCACATTAGAAAAGAAGAAAATGTGTCGTAG
- the clpP gene encoding ATP-dependent Clp endopeptidase proteolytic subunit ClpP, translating to MALVPIVVEQTNRGERSYDIFSRLLKDRIIFLGEDVNDVTASLVVAQMLFLEAEDPDKDISLYINSPGGSITSGMAIYDTMQFIKPDVSTICVGMAASMGAFLLAAGEKGKRYALPNAEIMIHQPLGGTQGQAEDIRIHAERIIKIREKLNKILSERTGQSLEKVSKDTDRDNFMSSDEAMEYGIIDKVISAR from the coding sequence ATGGCGTTAGTACCCATAGTTGTTGAACAGACAAACAGAGGTGAAAGGTCGTATGACATATTTTCAAGATTGCTTAAAGACAGAATTATTTTTCTCGGAGAAGATGTAAATGATGTGACAGCCAGCTTGGTGGTGGCACAAATGCTTTTTCTTGAAGCAGAAGATCCAGATAAAGACATTTCGCTATATATAAACAGCCCGGGTGGTTCCATTACTTCCGGCATGGCTATTTATGACACCATGCAGTTCATAAAGCCCGATGTTTCAACCATATGCGTGGGAATGGCAGCATCAATGGGGGCTTTTTTGCTGGCTGCTGGAGAAAAAGGAAAACGATATGCTCTTCCGAATGCTGAAATTATGATTCATCAGCCACTGGGAGGAACCCAGGGTCAGGCTGAAGACATAAGAATACATGCCGAAAGAATCATTAAAATAAGAGAAAAGCTCAATAAAATTCTAAGCGAAAGAACCGGACAGAGTTTGGAAAAAGTATCAAAAGATACCGACAGAGACAATTTCATGAGTTCGGATGAAGCTATGGAATATGGGATAATTGACAAGGTTATCAGTGCAAGGTAA
- a CDS encoding ABC transporter ATP-binding protein: protein MKTAIEITNLKVCYDNNCVLNNVNMKVAEGEFLGIIGPNGGGKTTLAKVILGIKEASQGNVLIYGMPPKKARGMVGYVPQFTTFEKDFPISVEEVVLTGMLGKVKPFRKYGKEEMIKADSIMERVGLKHLKKNIVKTLSGGETQKMLLARALVVEPKILILDEPTASVDTKAKDGIYDLLKELNKEITIMLITHDLGVVSAYVKSIACVNVELFYHGESKINENIIEHTFGCPVDLLAHGVPHRVLRPHKREGGKS, encoded by the coding sequence ATGAAGACAGCTATTGAAATTACAAACCTAAAAGTATGCTATGACAATAATTGTGTATTGAACAATGTGAATATGAAGGTTGCGGAGGGTGAGTTTCTTGGCATAATCGGTCCAAATGGAGGGGGCAAGACGACCCTTGCCAAGGTGATACTTGGAATAAAGGAAGCGAGCCAAGGAAATGTGCTTATATATGGAATGCCTCCCAAGAAGGCTCGTGGAATGGTGGGGTATGTTCCTCAATTTACGACATTTGAGAAAGACTTTCCAATCAGCGTTGAGGAGGTAGTCTTAACCGGCATGCTAGGAAAGGTGAAGCCTTTTAGAAAGTATGGAAAGGAAGAGATGATTAAAGCTGATTCAATAATGGAAAGAGTTGGACTTAAGCATTTGAAAAAGAATATTGTAAAAACGCTTTCGGGTGGAGAAACGCAGAAGATGCTTCTTGCCAGGGCGTTGGTTGTGGAGCCTAAAATACTTATTCTTGACGAACCTACAGCTAGCGTTGATACAAAAGCCAAGGACGGAATATATGATTTGCTTAAGGAACTCAACAAGGAGATAACCATTATGCTCATAACACATGACTTGGGAGTGGTATCGGCATATGTAAAAAGCATCGCTTGCGTCAATGTTGAGTTATTCTATCATGGTGAATCGAAAATAAATGAAAACATAATTGAGCATACATTCGGGTGCCCTGTGGATCTTTTGGCCCACGGTGTACCTCATCGTGTACTTAGGCCCCATAAGAGGGAAGGGGGCAAGAGTTGA
- a CDS encoding YihA family ribosome biogenesis GTP-binding protein — translation MKIKSADFVISAVSPAQYPEDNLPEIAFAGRSNVGKSSLINMLVNRKKMARTSSTPGKTQTINFYRINELIYFVDLQGYGYAKVSKKSRTTWGKSIMKYLGERQMLMNVFLLVDMRHKPSELDKTMFDWIKGNGYRGIVLVTKTDKIPRSRKENHLKEIRQTLGMEEDDVIIPISTKTKEGLEEVWNVIEDKMAEFGIFEE, via the coding sequence GTGAAAATAAAAAGTGCCGATTTTGTAATCAGCGCAGTTAGTCCGGCGCAGTATCCGGAAGACAATTTGCCGGAGATAGCCTTTGCCGGTCGTTCAAATGTAGGGAAGTCATCTCTGATTAATATGTTGGTTAACAGAAAAAAGATGGCAAGAACAAGCTCTACGCCAGGAAAGACACAGACTATAAATTTCTACCGCATAAATGAATTGATATACTTTGTTGATTTGCAGGGATATGGATATGCCAAGGTGTCTAAAAAAAGCAGGACTACATGGGGCAAAAGCATTATGAAATATTTGGGCGAGAGACAGATGCTTATGAATGTTTTTCTTTTAGTGGATATGAGGCATAAGCCGTCTGAACTCGACAAGACTATGTTCGATTGGATAAAAGGCAACGGATATAGGGGGATTGTCCTTGTTACGAAGACCGACAAGATACCCAGGAGTAGGAAAGAAAATCATTTAAAGGAAATTAGGCAGACGCTTGGGATGGAAGAGGATGATGTCATCATACCGATTTCAACAAAGACAAAAGAGGGTCTCGAAGAAGTATGGAATGTAATAGAGGATAAAATGGCGGAATTCGGCATTTTTGAAGAATAA